One Silene latifolia isolate original U9 population chromosome 4, ASM4854445v1, whole genome shotgun sequence DNA segment encodes these proteins:
- the LOC141651334 gene encoding putative U-box domain-containing protein 46 encodes MLPPSENVTNDPEAEELKNELQRLVLEVIGGNQEYHDGNKVDHGVGNINKAIKALTALKELHLGEKKRQISSLYDHLDVPVEFRCPISKEMMRDPVVLSTGQSTGAIRGIVLDIKQPLKDVPIEIINWYAFEDIPKITTPSTTCSKNSRILLGKKQMKMTMPFFIQDHLKR; translated from the exons ATGCTCCCACCTTCAGAAAATGTTACTAATGATCCAGAAGCAGAAGAGCTTAAGAATGAATTACAGAGGCTTGTCCTGGAAGTCATTGGAGGTAATCAAGAATATCATGATGGTAATAAGGTTGATCATGGGGTTGGTAATATCAACAAGGCAATTAAGGCACTAACTGCACTCAAAGAGTTGCATTTGGGGGAGAAAAAGCGGCAAATTTCTTCGCTTTATGATCACTTGGACGTTCCTGTTGAATTCCGTTGTCCGATTTCCAAAGAAATGATGAGAGACCCTGTTGTTTTGTCTACTGGCCAG AGTACAGGAGCAATTCGTGGCATTGTTCTTGATATTAAACAACCTCTAAAGGATGTACCAATTGAAATAATAAACTGGTATGCATTTGAAGATATCCCGAAGATCACTACGCCTTCAACTACCTGTTCGAAAAATTCAAGAATCTTATTAGGCAAGAAGCAGATGAAAATGACAATGCCATTCTTCATACAAGATCATTTGAAAAGATGA